The Aneurinibacillus uraniidurans genome segment GGGAGTTCGTATGAAGGATGGGGGATACGTATGGCAACTCCGAGTATGGAAGACTATTTGGAACGGATTTACAAACTAATTGAGGAAAAAGGATATGCACGCGTCTCTGATATTGCGGAAGCGCTAAATGTTCATCCATCCTCTGTGACGAAGATGGTACAGAAGCTTGATAAAAGCGAGTATCTCGTATACGAAAAGTATCGAGGATTGGTGTTGACCAGCAAAGGCAAAAAGATGGGCAAGCGTCTCGTTGATCGACATGCGCTGCTCGAGGACTTTCTCCGGGTAATTGGGGTGTCGGAAGATGTCATCTATAATGATGTAGAAGGAATTGAGCACCATCTAAGCTGGGATTCGATTATGTGTATTGAATATCTGGTTCAATATTTGCAACAAAATCCTGAGCGGGCAGCGGAGTTGATCCGCCTGCGCGAAACAGAAGAAGTGAGCGAATAGCAGGAAAGACGGGCGATGATCCCGTCTTTTTTTATTCTGAAAAAAGCGAGGGGTGAGTACATTGTAGCAGTGGAGGTGGGGAGCAATATGGTGAAGATTGATGCTGTATTTGAAGGTGGCGGAGTGAAAGGGATTGCCTTTGTAGGGGCGGTTACTGAATTTGAACGATGTGGCTATACGTTTTGCCAGGTGGCGGGAACGTCCGCCGGTTCGATTATTGCCAGTCTGATTGCCGCCGGATATCGGGCGCCTGAGCTTGCGAAATTGATGGAGTCGTTTGACTATCGGGCGCTTCAACAGAAGCGGGGCCTAGCCCGCATCCCGGTTGT includes the following:
- the mntR gene encoding transcriptional regulator MntR; translation: MATPSMEDYLERIYKLIEEKGYARVSDIAEALNVHPSSVTKMVQKLDKSEYLVYEKYRGLVLTSKGKKMGKRLVDRHALLEDFLRVIGVSEDVIYNDVEGIEHHLSWDSIMCIEYLVQYLQQNPERAAELIRLRETEEVSE